The segment CCGAGACCATTAGGTTCTTTGGAGAGCAGGAGAACATGAACCTGCGTTGGGTTTCTAAGTTTGACCAGGTAGACGGCTTGCTGAACATCCCACACAACGGCAACACCCAACCCAGAATCAGCATCAACTCAGATTTTGTGACCAGACGTATGGAAGGTGGTACGGCTTCTATTAAGAACCGGTTAACGGCCATCCGTAAGCTGGCATTGCCGAAGGCACTAGGCGGTGGTGGCTACAAAGTGGGTCTGGTGATAGCCCCAATCATGCCCATTCCCGATTGGGAGGAGGAGTATACACATTTGTTGGACAGGTTAGAGCAAACACTTGACTTCCCTTGTGATCTCACCTTTGAGCTGATTAGCCACCGGTTTACCCCTGGCTCCAAAGCCTTGTTACAGGAGTGGTACCCTAACACCAGCATTGACTTTGACGAAAGTACCCGCTCTATGAAATTCAATAAGTTTGGTGGTAAAAAGTACGTCTACAATGCTGCCACCATGGGCATGCTCAAAAGCTTTTTCTACAGTGAACTGAAAAAGCGATTCCCGAATGCCCCTATCCTTTACTGGACGTAATCTTACAGCTTCTTCCTACATCAGAGCCGGTAGTTGTCTTCTTCATAGGAGCAATTACCGGCTTTTTGTTTTCTGCCCTTTTTTATAAAATGCCATGTATATGCTAGTACGCCCACAAAACTCTGGCAAATTAAACTTGGAAATAGCCTTCTCTTCTATAATGTGATTAATTTCAAAAATTGAATATAAACTATTTCATATTTTACTTTTTCTAGGTACATTAGAGAACATTTCCTCCTTTACTTCTTAAAAAAGTCATTCCATGGCAAAGGGTGTGCTGTTAGTAGTATGTCTTCTATGCTCTATTGCGTTTGCACGGGGGCAGGACATAATTACCCGTACTGATGGGGTAATCCTGAAAGCGAAAGTACTGGAGGTACAGCCCACCATCATCCGTTACCGGAAGTTTGGCTCTGCTGACTCACTAATTTTCAGGATTAGTCCTTCAGATGTGCAGTCCATTCAGATGGAAGACGGCACCATGAGAACTTTCTCTACTCCGGTAACTCAGAGCGCCGGAAAAAAGGGAAAAGAACCACGTGATTATGAAACTGACTTCAAGCGCAATGTCCTGAGCATCTACCCTCTTGATTTTATCTACTCTAACCTCACCCTTTCCTACGAACGAATCTCTTCATCCGGAAAAGTTGGGATTAAGATTCCGGTCACCATAGGTTTAGGAGAGATTAGAGATTACTATGCGTATGCCTTTCGGGAAAACACCCGGTTTGGGGCTGGCTTAGAGGTGAACATCTATCCGGAGGGACAGGGATCACTACGTTATTTCTTAACGCCTGCCCTCAATTACAGATCGTTCGATGTTCCTTATTTTGAACCCAACTCCGGCAGATTTGAGCCATACGAGGAAAGGGCTTCTATGATAACCTTAGGGTTTAAAGGCGGAGCTTTTGTACAATGGGGAAAGTTCTTCCAAATGTCTATGGACGTGGGCGTTGGCTACAGAACATTCTTCGCTGACCTACCAGAGAACGAAGGGTACTACAATTTAGAATCAAGGCTCTACCTTCCTGGCAATCTTCATTTAGGATTCCGTTTTTAACTTCTATTCCTATGAAAGAAACACAAGGCTCATTTCCCCTTTTCTTAGCTGTTTTCAGAAAACGGGGGTTAAAACAAGTAGTATCCTGGGTACTTCTGGTTTCTTTCCTGCCATTAACGGTCAGTTGTAATTACTACCGGTTAAAGGAAGAAAAAGACATATCCCCTGAGAAGGTGGCCAGCTTACCCAATTACAAGCGGTTTGTTTTGCACCAGGGCCAAAACGCCTGGGAAATAAAGAAAGTAGCGGTGAAGGATTCTACCGTGACGGGCAACATCAGCGATGTTCCAAAGGATCTGCTTCCCTATGTGTTTGTGAAGCAAGGCTCTTCTATCCGGTACAATTCCAAGCTCCCCGGTATGGCCCTGAACGTGGTGCACTTTTACGTGAATGAATTTGCGCAGCAAGATAGCCTGGCCGTCATTCCGCTTTCTTCTATCAAGCGAATTGACATTGCAGATAAGGACAATGGCGCTACTGTTGCCTCCCATGTTTTTGGTACCATTGGGGTTGCCGCCGGAGTTTTAGCCATCATCACCATTATAGTGGCTCTCACTAAAAGTTCATGCCCTTTTGTGTATGTGAAGAACGACAACGGTTACCAGTTTGTAGGCGAAACCTATGGCGGTGCTATTTTCTCCCCCCTGGAACGGGATGATTATATGCCTTTACCCACTATGGAAGCCACGGGAGGCAGTGTGCAGCTTAAGATCACCAATGAGCTTAAAGAACGGCAATTCACCAACTTGGCGCAACTACTGGTGGTACATCATTCCCCAAAAACGAAGGTCCTCCTGGATCAACAAGGCAAAGTGCATTCCATCCGGAACGTGGTACCTCCGCAAAAAGCCTTTGCCTCAGATGGGGTTGATTACGCAGGGGTGTTACAGGAACAGGACTCTTCTTCCTGGCTTTTCAACACTCCAGATACGAACCTTAGTTATGTAGACCTACAGTTTCAGAAGCCTACCGAAGGTAAAATAGGCAAACTTGTGCTTCGCGCCCAAAACTCTTTGTGGTTAGATTATTTATATGGTGAATTCACAAAGCAATTCAAGGGCATTTATAACGCCTGGGCCGAAAAGCAGAAAGAGGTGCCTGCTGCAGAGTTATATAAGTGGCAGCATGAACAGGGCCTTCCCCTCCTTGTGGAAGTAAAGACTGCTAAAGGTTGGCAGGTGGTAGACCGTATTCAACCGATAGGCCCGCTGGCCAGCCGTGATTTGGTAGTTCCCATCAATCTGGCTGCTGTTCAAAGCGATATGGTGCAGGTGCGCTTGTCCTGCGGGTTCATGTTCTGGGAAATTGACAAAGCCGGTATGGATTTCTCTGTTAACCAACCCTTGCCCGTGCAGAAGGTTTCAGCTTCCACCGCTTTTGAAAAATCTGGGCAAAACATACACCACCTGTTAGCAGCCTCAGACGCCAGTTACCTGCACCAATTCCATGTGGGAGATGAAGTGCAGCTGACTTTCCCCTTGCCCGCCAAACAGGATGGCCAGGTTCAGACCCTTTTCCTGCATACCCGGGGCTATTATGAACACATCAGGGAGTACACAGGAATACCTAATCTGCTCACGTTACGGAACTTTGAAAAACCGGGCCACTTCATAGAATTTTCCCGCCAGAGGTATGAAGAACTCGCGGAAGAGAATGGTTTCAACCACTTATTAACCGCCCATGCCAACGCACAGTAACACCACTCTCTTTTCAGATGTACCTCTGCAAGAGCAGAGCTTAGGGGTAAATACCTCTAACGTACATTCTGGTAAAGGCCAGAAAAGTAAACCTGTCATGCTTAGCAGATGGGAAAGTTTCTGGGTGCATAGCCGCATCCGGTGGCATTTGTTACTGCTTATTTTAAATCAGGTGAAGCACCCTGTTAAAGCTTTTATGGCCATGCGCGCTTTGATCAAGACAAGGCGCAAATATCTGGGGAACTCCCCTTTTATCAAGGCAGCAAAAGTTGCGGGGCGCTTTTATTATGAATACAACACCCCTGGGTGGCCATCTAAGGCGTATGATGATTACCATTTGGCAGAACTTAACCGGGTATTTCCCTTTCAGGATAAGCCTTTTGCCTTTAAAAACGTCATCATGGCGGTCACCAAAAAGTGTGCCCTCCGATGCGACCATTGCTTTGAGTGGGATGCCCTGAATGGGAAGGAAAAGCTCACCGTAGAGAACCTGCACGAAATAGTGCGGAACTTTCAGGAACAGGGAGTGGCGCAACTGCAATTTTCGGGGGGTGAACCCATGCTTAGGGTTCCTGCCATGCTCTCGGTGTTAAAGGAAGCTCAACCTGTTACCGATTTTTGGGCACTTACGTCCGGGCACCTCTTCACCTTAGAGAATGCTTTTGCCCTCAAAAAAGCAGGCTTAACCGGGGTGACCATTAGCCTGGACCACGTAGATCCCCTTTTACATAACCTGTTCCGTAAGTTTGACCAAGCCTATGATTGGGTAGAAAGAGCAGCTTACCACGCCTCCCAGGCTGACTTGGTAGTGGCTTTTTCCTTGTGCGCCACTAAGTCTTTCATCACGGAAGAAAACCTCATGCAGTATGCCCAACTGGCTAGTAGCTTAGGAGCCGCTTTCATTCAAGTACTGGAGCCCAGGGCAGTTGGGCATTATGCCGGGCAATCTGTGGGCCTACCCTTAGAGCAGCAAAAATTATTGGAGGATTTTTACACCAACCTGAACTACAATCCTGCTTACCAGCACCTCCCTATGGTGGTGTATTATGACTTACAGCGGAGAAGAGCCGGCTGCGCGGCCTCGGCAGACCGTCATGTGTATGTAGACACTGATGGGCTAATCCATGGGTGCCCCTTTTGCCGGAAGCCTGTTGGAAGTGCCCTGGAAGTAAACTTTAAAGAATCATTTGTCAAGCTTAGAAACACAGGTTGCACTGCTTTGGCCCCTTCCCTCTTGTAATTCCTTTCTTACTATCCCTTATACCTTTTTTCCACCTTTCTGCTGATATGGTGGACAGGTGTCTGTTTGTGTTCATCAAGGCAAACTGATAAGGAACTTCCCTAGATAGAAGTCATGGTACACTAAGGGCATTCTAGTTGAATAATTTA is part of the Rufibacter tibetensis genome and harbors:
- a CDS encoding radical SAM protein; its protein translation is MPTHSNTTLFSDVPLQEQSLGVNTSNVHSGKGQKSKPVMLSRWESFWVHSRIRWHLLLLILNQVKHPVKAFMAMRALIKTRRKYLGNSPFIKAAKVAGRFYYEYNTPGWPSKAYDDYHLAELNRVFPFQDKPFAFKNVIMAVTKKCALRCDHCFEWDALNGKEKLTVENLHEIVRNFQEQGVAQLQFSGGEPMLRVPAMLSVLKEAQPVTDFWALTSGHLFTLENAFALKKAGLTGVTISLDHVDPLLHNLFRKFDQAYDWVERAAYHASQADLVVAFSLCATKSFITEENLMQYAQLASSLGAAFIQVLEPRAVGHYAGQSVGLPLEQQKLLEDFYTNLNYNPAYQHLPMVVYYDLQRRRAGCAASADRHVYVDTDGLIHGCPFCRKPVGSALEVNFKESFVKLRNTGCTALAPSLL
- a CDS encoding spore photoproduct lyase family protein — encoded protein: MEAIQEIVENKPAKRTSKIWMPKQVLFTPAALEEPWGQQIYERVQSLGLPVQELKQNRIVGLRGEDERETYRKAKSTLAVVTAPASAMKLQPIPPSADYQFHLAEGCPAHCQYCYLAGSLQGPPVIRTFANLPTILNNLPNYRKPHGVTTFEASCYTDPLGIEHLTGSLAETIRFFGEQENMNLRWVSKFDQVDGLLNIPHNGNTQPRISINSDFVTRRMEGGTASIKNRLTAIRKLALPKALGGGGYKVGLVIAPIMPIPDWEEEYTHLLDRLEQTLDFPCDLTFELISHRFTPGSKALLQEWYPNTSIDFDESTRSMKFNKFGGKKYVYNAATMGMLKSFFYSELKKRFPNAPILYWT